A part of Campylobacter ureolyticus ACS-301-V-Sch3b genomic DNA contains:
- the mgtE gene encoding magnesium transporter, which yields MENIENKELLEAQNRLDEHLSSLNKEELSPDDIAECLKILKKEDEDLYYKYLHKLDLESLSTSAIEMPEHMLKDVLENIPKEKLVNAIEELESDDQFELLDYIKDIDEIKAKTIFNELDDEDKKDILKLSAYKDDEAGSYMQLEVFKANLNETVMEAVDRLRDLRHSGEIEMAYQLCAVDEKGILKYCIPLSDLIIYNFSLTIDEVVKSAKPDAFKPKFALDTDKISDVAILFQDFDLSVLPVVDKNGILLGRITPDDIHDFVRESATEQIYNLVGVDDEVEEDDYGALKASKSRAVWLGFNLITAFLSSFIIGIFDSTIESFVALAVLMPIVASLGGNTGSQALTVTVRRLALGDIEFKDAKKVIKKEFTISLINGITFAFLVGIIAYIWFNKPMLGVVIFLAMFITLGCAGLLGAIIPLTLKKFNIDPAVGSSVILTAGTDIIGFFSFLALASWILL from the coding sequence ATGGAAAATATAGAAAATAAAGAGCTTTTAGAAGCACAAAATAGACTTGATGAACATTTAAGTAGTTTAAATAAAGAAGAGTTAAGCCCTGATGATATAGCTGAATGTTTAAAAATATTAAAAAAAGAAGATGAAGATTTATATTATAAATATCTACACAAGCTTGATTTAGAAAGTCTTTCGACTTCTGCGATTGAAATGCCTGAGCATATGCTTAAAGACGTTCTTGAAAACATTCCAAAAGAAAAACTTGTAAATGCTATAGAAGAACTTGAAAGTGATGATCAATTTGAGCTTTTAGACTATATCAAAGACATAGATGAAATAAAAGCTAAAACAATATTTAATGAACTTGACGATGAAGATAAAAAAGATATTTTAAAACTTTCTGCCTATAAGGATGATGAAGCAGGAAGCTATATGCAACTTGAAGTTTTTAAAGCAAATTTAAATGAAACTGTTATGGAGGCGGTTGACAGATTAAGAGACTTAAGACACAGTGGCGAAATAGAGATGGCTTATCAGCTTTGTGCAGTTGACGAAAAAGGAATTTTAAAATACTGTATCCCACTATCGGATCTTATAATTTATAATTTCAGTCTAACTATAGATGAAGTTGTTAAAAGTGCAAAACCTGATGCTTTTAAGCCAAAATTTGCTTTAGATACAGATAAAATTTCAGATGTAGCTATACTTTTCCAAGATTTTGATTTATCAGTTTTGCCAGTTGTTGATAAAAATGGTATTTTGCTTGGAAGAATTACGCCTGATGATATTCATGACTTTGTAAGAGAAAGTGCAACTGAACAAATTTATAACCTTGTTGGTGTTGATGATGAAGTTGAAGAAGATGATTATGGTGCATTAAAAGCTAGTAAATCAAGGGCTGTTTGGCTAGGTTTTAATCTAATCACTGCATTTTTATCATCTTTTATTATAGGAATTTTTGATTCAACTATTGAATCATTTGTAGCACTTGCTGTTTTAATGCCAATAGTCGCTTCTCTTGGAGGAAATACTGGCTCGCAAGCATTAACTGTTACAGTTAGACGTTTAGCACTGGGGGATATTGAGTTTAAAGATGCTAAAAAAGTTATTAAAAAAGAGTTTACGATATCTTTGATAAATGGAATTACTTTTGCCTTTTTAGTTGGCATTATCGCATATATTTGGTTTAATAAACCTATGCTTGGAGTTGTTATATTTCTTGCTATGTTCATAACTTTGGGCTGCGCTGGGCTTTTAGGAGCTATAATCCCTTTAACATTAAAGAAATTTAATATCGATCCAGCCGTTGGCTCATCAGTTATTTTAACAGCAGGAACTGATATAATTGGCTTTTTTAGTTTCTTAGCGCTTGCGTCTTGGATACTTTTATAA
- the cmoB gene encoding tRNA 5-methoxyuridine(34)/uridine 5-oxyacetic acid(34) synthase CmoB, whose translation MNLDEIRADKFKELDLKIYKNIWEKVSNLNTDFDIKCKFEDIVDIEILDKKVNLDEILQIALMLKPWRKGPFKIHNKFDEIFIDSEWQSFIKFNTLLPFLNLKDKVVGDIGCNNGYYLFKMLEMNASKLVGFDPSIRTFLQFEFLNKFIKSNIKYELLGVEHLPFYEHKFDTLFCLGVIYHRSDPVKMLKDIKLSLNKNGEIFLDTMYLEMDGEFALVPKNSYSKMSNVYFIPTIKALQNWFEKAKFKDFEVLTTKTTDLNEQRKTKWIDGESLGDFLDPNDSSKTIEGYPAPKRVYVRASI comes from the coding sequence ATGAATTTAGACGAAATACGAGCAGATAAATTTAAAGAATTAGATTTAAAAATTTATAAAAATATTTGGGAAAAAGTTTCAAATTTAAACACTGATTTTGATATAAAATGTAAATTTGAAGATATTGTTGATATTGAAATTTTAGATAAAAAAGTAAATTTAGATGAAATTTTACAAATAGCTCTTATGCTTAAACCTTGGCGAAAAGGTCCTTTTAAAATTCATAATAAATTTGATGAAATTTTTATAGATAGTGAGTGGCAAAGTTTTATTAAATTTAATACTTTATTACCATTTTTAAATTTAAAAGATAAAGTTGTTGGTGACATTGGATGTAATAACGGATATTATCTTTTTAAAATGCTTGAAATGAATGCATCAAAGCTTGTGGGGTTTGATCCAAGCATTAGAACTTTTTTACAATTTGAGTTTTTAAATAAATTTATAAAAAGCAATATTAAATATGAGCTTTTAGGCGTAGAACATCTGCCTTTTTATGAGCATAAATTTGATACTTTATTTTGTCTTGGAGTGATTTATCATAGAAGCGATCCAGTAAAAATGTTAAAAGATATAAAACTTTCTTTAAATAAAAACGGAGAGATTTTTTTAGATACAATGTATTTAGAAATGGATGGTGAGTTTGCTTTGGTGCCAAAAAATAGTTATTCAAAGATGAGCAATGTTTATTTTATCCCAACTATTAAGGCTTTGCAAAATTGGTTTGAAAAAGCTAAATTTAAAGATTTTGAAGTACTTACCACAAAAACAACTGATTTAAACGAACAAAGAAAAACTAAGTGGATAGACGGCGAAAGCCTAGGGGATTTTTTAGATCCAAACGATAGCTCTAAAACTATCGAAGGCTATCCAGCACCTAAAAGAGTTTATGTTAGGGCTAGTATTTAA
- a CDS encoding M20/M25/M40 family metallo-hydrolase: protein MKSYMEYFDEICQIPHGSFETDKMKEYLIKHCEKNDFKVSVDEAGNIHAFKGNPRICLQSHYDMVCVGEAPNIQTFEKDGFLMAKNSSLGADNGIGVAMMMSMMDKYDNFEVVFTNNEEVGLWGVARFNAVIKSPNLLNLDSEEDDKVSIGCAGSVDMYAFRNLEKIDCNGFLYELKIDDNDKFPGGHSGIQIHENIPNAIKSMARFIKENGGKIAYFNGGERRNSIAAKVDAKVIFSKELKEIPNFIKADFIGKKESKIYKFSDDLLNMLCIFSQGVRAFNTEVNTPEDSINLSTAKEVDNKFEVLFFARSMSAKGLENSKFETLTLAKSFNFDTKTENQTTPWRPEINEFAKFILKNMQKYNKNAKFVAVHAGLECGVFLAKQPDLKVASIGPNIFAPHSINEKLEIKSADLIYKVVDEIVKNA from the coding sequence ATGAAAAGTTATATGGAGTATTTTGACGAAATTTGTCAGATTCCTCATGGTAGTTTTGAAACTGATAAAATGAAAGAATATTTAATAAAACATTGTGAAAAAAATGACTTTAAAGTAAGCGTTGATGAGGCTGGAAATATACATGCTTTCAAAGGAAATCCAAGAATTTGTTTGCAAAGTCACTATGATATGGTTTGTGTAGGTGAAGCTCCAAATATTCAAACTTTTGAAAAAGATGGTTTTTTAATGGCAAAAAACTCAAGTCTTGGAGCCGATAATGGTATCGGAGTAGCCATGATGATGAGTATGATGGATAAATATGATAATTTTGAAGTTGTTTTTACTAACAACGAAGAAGTTGGGCTTTGGGGTGTTGCAAGATTTAACGCAGTTATAAAAAGTCCAAATTTACTAAATTTAGATAGCGAAGAAGATGATAAAGTATCAATTGGGTGCGCAGGAAGCGTTGATATGTATGCGTTTAGAAATTTAGAGAAAATAGACTGCAATGGTTTTTTATATGAGTTAAAAATAGATGATAATGATAAATTTCCAGGCGGACATAGTGGCATACAAATACATGAAAATATTCCTAATGCTATTAAATCCATGGCTAGATTTATAAAAGAAAATGGTGGCAAAATAGCCTATTTTAACGGTGGAGAAAGAAGAAACTCTATTGCTGCAAAAGTAGATGCAAAAGTTATATTTTCTAAAGAGTTAAAAGAAATTCCAAATTTTATAAAAGCTGATTTTATAGGTAAAAAAGAGAGTAAAATTTATAAATTTAGTGATGATCTTTTAAATATGCTTTGTATTTTCTCACAAGGAGTAAGGGCTTTTAATACAGAAGTTAATACTCCAGAAGATAGTATAAATCTCTCAACCGCAAAAGAAGTAGATAATAAATTCGAAGTTTTATTTTTTGCAAGATCAATGAGTGCAAAAGGACTTGAAAACTCCAAATTTGAAACCTTGACTTTGGCAAAAAGTTTTAATTTTGACACAAAAACTGAAAATCAAACTACGCCTTGGAGACCAGAAATAAACGAATTTGCTAAATTTATTTTAAAAAATATGCAAAAATATAATAAAAATGCAAAATTTGTAGCTGTTCATGCTGGACTTGAATGTGGAGTTTTTCTAGCAAAACAGCCTGATTTGAAGGTTGCTTCTATTGGACCAAATATTTTTGCACCACATAGCATAAATGAAAAACTAGAAATAAAATCTGCTGATTTAATCTATAAAGTGGTTGATGAAATTGTAAAAAATGCTTAA
- a CDS encoding endonuclease III domain-containing protein → MRTKKEINLIKELFLKHFDKPVTELKFKNLYELVVCVMLSAQCTDKRVNLITPALFSEFPDIKSLSKANLNSLKLLINSCSFFNNKAENLIKMAKSVMQNFGGEIPLNKKDLMSLAGIGQKTANVVLIEFKGENLMAVDTHVFRVSHRLDLSKAKTPELTEVDLVKAFKTELNYLHQAMVLFGRYTCKAVKPNCKECFLNEICKSKDKIL, encoded by the coding sequence ATGAGAACCAAAAAAGAGATAAATTTAATAAAAGAGTTATTTTTAAAGCATTTTGATAAACCAGTTACGGAACTTAAATTTAAAAATCTTTATGAGTTGGTAGTTTGCGTTATGCTCTCAGCACAATGCACTGATAAAAGAGTAAATTTAATAACACCTGCTTTATTTAGCGAATTTCCAGATATCAAGTCTTTATCAAAAGCAAATTTAAACTCGCTTAAACTTCTTATAAACTCATGTAGTTTTTTTAACAATAAAGCCGAAAATTTAATAAAAATGGCAAAATCTGTTATGCAAAATTTTGGCGGTGAAATTCCACTAAATAAAAAAGATCTAATGAGCTTAGCTGGAATTGGACAAAAAACAGCAAATGTTGTTTTAATAGAGTTTAAAGGTGAAAATTTAATGGCAGTTGATACGCATGTTTTTAGAGTTTCGCATAGGCTTGATTTAAGCAAGGCAAAAACGCCAGAACTTACAGAAGTTGATCTAGTAAAAGCTTTTAAAACTGAGCTTAACTACCTTCATCAAGCGATGGTGTTATTTGGAAGATATACCTGTAAAGCGGTTAAGCCAAATTGTAAAGAGTGCTTTTTAAATGAAATTTGTAAAAGCAAAGATAAGATTTTATAA
- a CDS encoding plasminogen-binding N-terminal domain-containing protein, with protein sequence MRYLITIFVFILSLASAANFSMPTYTSNLTSVKNGYGKVIDSPDIIIGSSGIVMHTFNNGESSIIARAVVTDKSAGFATVRFEVFQALSQPALPVPGILPKVGDKVILNYLYNRAVIVVPNEEIYTQIINSFPNIHFINPDLAASHLNAYRKPNPSRDDFRKICAQTVAGLIFIAMDKKAVFADCGSFKILKSFETGEVKNYQVPFFSNVYGISPAWWKWDSAYIANYNKHYKFLLDIKD encoded by the coding sequence TTGAGATATCTTATAACTATTTTTGTTTTTATACTTTCACTTGCAAGTGCGGCAAATTTTTCCATGCCAACCTATACTTCAAATTTGACATCTGTAAAAAATGGCTACGGTAAAGTTATCGATAGTCCTGATATTATAATTGGAAGTAGCGGAATTGTAATGCATACTTTTAATAATGGTGAAAGTTCAATCATCGCAAGAGCAGTAGTAACTGATAAAAGTGCAGGTTTTGCAACTGTAAGATTTGAAGTATTTCAAGCTCTTAGCCAGCCAGCTCTTCCAGTTCCTGGAATTTTACCAAAAGTTGGTGATAAAGTTATACTTAATTATCTTTACAATAGAGCAGTAATTGTCGTTCCAAATGAAGAAATTTACACTCAAATTATAAACTCATTTCCAAATATTCATTTTATAAACCCAGATCTTGCAGCATCACACTTAAATGCTTATAGAAAGCCAAATCCTTCTAGAGATGATTTTAGAAAAATTTGTGCTCAAACTGTTGCGGGGCTTATTTTTATAGCTATGGATAAAAAGGCAGTTTTTGCTGATTGTGGAAGTTTTAAAATACTAAAAAGCTTTGAAACAGGCGAAGTTAAAAACTATCAAGTGCCATTTTTTAGTAATGTTTATGGCATCTCACCTGCTTGGTGGAAGTGGGATAGTGCTTATATAGCAAATTATAATAAACATTATAAATTTTTATTAGATATTAAGGACTAG
- the fbaA gene encoding class II fructose-bisphosphate aldolase, with protein MGVLDVVNAGVLGGDEAIKLYNYAKSEGFAIPAVNVVGTNSINAVLESAKKVNSPVIVQFSNGGAGFVAGKTCQEADVLGAISGARHVHLLAKHYGIPVILHTDHAARKLLPWIDSLIEASRENIKLFKKPLFTSHMLDLSVESLDENLSTCEEYLKVLSKLDIALEIELGVTGGEEDGVDNTNVDNALLYTQPKDVAQAFERLGKISDKFTIAASFGNVHGVYKPGNVVLRPEILKNSQKFVKEKFNTKCDKPVNFVFHGGSGSDIKDIKDAVSYGVIKMNIDTDTQWAFWDGVREYELKNRDYLQGQIGNPEGEHSPNKKYYDPRKWLRAGEESMVKRLMEAFEDLNCINKN; from the coding sequence ATGGGTGTTTTAGATGTTGTAAATGCAGGTGTTTTAGGTGGCGATGAAGCGATTAAGCTTTATAATTACGCTAAAAGTGAGGGATTTGCTATACCAGCTGTTAATGTAGTTGGAACAAATTCTATAAATGCAGTTTTAGAAAGCGCAAAAAAAGTCAATTCACCCGTAATAGTCCAGTTTTCAAATGGCGGAGCAGGTTTTGTGGCAGGAAAAACCTGCCAAGAAGCCGATGTTTTGGGAGCAATAAGCGGAGCAAGACATGTTCATTTGCTAGCAAAACATTATGGCATTCCTGTGATTTTACATACTGATCATGCTGCTAGAAAACTTCTTCCTTGGATTGATTCTTTGATTGAAGCTAGCAGGGAAAATATTAAGCTTTTTAAAAAACCACTTTTTACTTCTCACATGCTTGATTTAAGTGTTGAGAGTTTGGATGAAAATTTAAGTACTTGTGAAGAGTATCTTAAAGTTTTAAGCAAATTAGACATAGCTTTGGAAATTGAGCTTGGAGTAACTGGTGGAGAAGAAGATGGTGTTGATAATACAAATGTTGATAATGCACTTTTATATACTCAGCCAAAAGATGTTGCTCAAGCATTTGAAAGACTTGGTAAAATAAGCGATAAATTTACAATCGCGGCAAGTTTTGGTAATGTTCATGGTGTATATAAGCCTGGTAATGTAGTGCTTAGACCTGAAATTTTAAAAAATTCCCAAAAATTTGTAAAAGAAAAATTCAATACAAAATGCGATAAGCCGGTAAATTTTGTATTTCACGGTGGTAGTGGAAGTGATATAAAAGATATAAAAGATGCCGTAAGTTATGGTGTTATAAAAATGAATATCGACACAGACACTCAATGGGCTTTTTGGGATGGTGTTAGAGAATATGAACTTAAAAATAGAGATTATCTACAAGGACAAATCGGAAATCCAGAAGGTGAACATAGCCCAAATAAAAAATATTACGATCCTAGAAAATGGTTAAGAGCTGGTGAGGAAAGTATGGTAAAAAGACTGATGGAAGCCTTTGAAGATTTAAATTGTATAAATAAAAACTAA
- a CDS encoding NUDIX domain-containing protein, which produces MSYKIKNIKSLKNPKFIKPFLVEYELDKKLLKWECISVHDSVSVLLFDADKKAFVLVKQLRIPLLLKCEKDSINLSENGISYELCSGIMDKNLSEEDTIKEEILEECGYRVDSVEKIASFYGSLGTAASKQTFFYTEVSDEVKVSAGGGIDDEKIEIFYLPIKEAKEFIYDENIPKPASLAFCFMWFFDRFKY; this is translated from the coding sequence ATGAGTTATAAAATAAAAAATATAAAAAGTTTGAAAAATCCTAAATTTATAAAACCATTTTTAGTTGAGTATGAGCTTGATAAAAAACTATTAAAATGGGAATGTATAAGTGTTCATGATAGTGTTTCAGTTCTTCTGTTTGATGCAGATAAAAAAGCTTTTGTTCTTGTGAAACAGCTTCGCATTCCACTTTTGTTAAAATGTGAAAAAGATAGTATTAATTTAAGCGAAAATGGAATAAGCTATGAGCTTTGTTCTGGCATAATGGATAAAAACTTAAGTGAAGAAGATACAATAAAAGAAGAAATTTTAGAAGAGTGCGGATACAGGGTTGATAGTGTAGAAAAAATAGCTTCATTTTATGGTAGCTTAGGAACTGCGGCATCTAAACAGACATTTTTTTATACCGAGGTTTCAGATGAAGTGAAGGTGTCTGCTGGAGGTGGTATAGATGATGAAAAAATAGAGATTTTTTATCTGCCTATAAAAGAGGCAAAAGAGTTTATTTATGATGAAAATATCCCAAAACCAGCAAGCTTAGCATTTTGTTTTATGTGGTTTTTTGATAGATTTAAATACTAG
- a CDS encoding FAD-linked oxidase C-terminal domain-containing protein, which produces MEQTHINFFKKLLGEDNAYFDEAHKLAYSYDATRKVFKPDAVLFPKDENEVSKILAYCNDNLLPVIPRGAGSGFTGGALAVSGGVIISFEKHMNKILEIDLENMVAVVQPGVINMDLQKKVEKLGLFYPPDPASQTYSTIGGNVAENAGGMRASKYGITKDYVMALRAVLPNGEIIRAGKKTIKDVAGYNLVGILTASEGSLAVITEITLKLIAKPKLKKTAFGVFKSVNEAMNAVYKTLSSGVKPVAMEFLDNLSIKAVEENFHKGLPKDAGAILITDVDGDLEISLDKDLEIIEKVFKENGCFNFIVAKDEKESNDLWFSRRNCSQAITCYGSLKINEDITVPRSKLPALLEKINEVSKKYDVLIPCFGHTGDGNVHTNVMVDKDNEDEVKKGYAAIEEIFKITIDLGGTLSGEHGIGISKAPYMKLAFSDAEMELFRAIKKAFDPNNILNPNKMGL; this is translated from the coding sequence TTGGAACAAACTCATATAAATTTTTTTAAAAAACTTTTAGGCGAGGATAATGCTTATTTTGATGAGGCACATAAGCTTGCATACTCTTATGATGCCACAAGAAAAGTGTTTAAGCCAGATGCTGTTTTATTTCCAAAAGATGAAAATGAAGTAAGTAAAATTTTAGCATACTGTAATGATAACTTACTACCAGTTATCCCAAGAGGTGCTGGAAGCGGCTTTACAGGTGGAGCATTGGCAGTTAGTGGTGGAGTTATAATTTCATTTGAAAAACATATGAATAAAATTCTTGAAATAGATCTTGAAAATATGGTCGCAGTTGTTCAACCAGGTGTTATTAACATGGACTTGCAAAAAAAGGTTGAAAAACTTGGACTTTTTTATCCGCCTGATCCTGCAAGCCAAACATACTCTACAATAGGTGGAAATGTAGCTGAAAATGCAGGTGGAATGAGAGCTAGTAAGTATGGCATAACAAAAGATTATGTTATGGCTTTAAGAGCTGTACTTCCAAATGGAGAAATTATAAGAGCTGGTAAAAAAACCATAAAAGATGTAGCAGGATATAACCTAGTAGGCATTTTAACAGCAAGTGAGGGAAGCTTGGCTGTAATTACAGAAATTACTCTTAAATTAATAGCAAAACCAAAGCTTAAAAAAACAGCTTTTGGAGTTTTTAAAAGTGTAAATGAAGCTATGAATGCAGTTTATAAAACTCTTTCAAGTGGAGTTAAGCCAGTAGCAATGGAGTTTTTAGATAATTTAAGCATAAAGGCTGTTGAGGAAAATTTCCACAAAGGGCTTCCAAAAGATGCTGGGGCTATTTTAATAACTGATGTTGATGGGGATTTAGAAATTTCACTAGATAAAGACTTAGAAATTATAGAAAAAGTATTTAAAGAAAATGGTTGCTTTAATTTTATAGTTGCAAAAGATGAAAAAGAAAGTAACGACTTATGGTTTTCTAGAAGAAATTGCTCTCAAGCAATTACATGTTATGGAAGTTTAAAAATAAATGAAGACATCACAGTTCCTCGCTCAAAACTCCCTGCTCTTTTAGAAAAAATAAATGAAGTTTCTAAAAAATATGATGTTTTAATCCCTTGTTTTGGGCATACTGGCGATGGAAATGTGCATACAAATGTAATGGTTGATAAAGATAATGAAGATGAAGTTAAAAAAGGATATGCTGCTATTGAGGAGATTTTTAAGATTACAATAGATCTTGGAGGAACTCTAAGTGGAGAACATGGTATAGGAATTTCAAAAGCACCATATATGAAGCTTGCTTTTAGTGACGCTGAAATGGAGCTTTTCAGAGCTATTAAAAAAGCTTTTGATCCAAATAATATCTTAAATCCAAATAAAATGGGGCTTTAA
- a CDS encoding peptidoglycan DD-metalloendopeptidase family protein has product MFKKVFIFFILNLSLFANVSTMQKFNWPNGKTFLHFLEDSNLPLSLYYDLSQDDKELATEIGADIECEKLVDEDGNLEQILIPITEELQIHIYKDEKNKFNLTFTPTIFTQTDNTLGLTVETMPYLDINNATGDGKLAASFTNAFKGRVNFSRLQKGDQIAINYTQRFRLGKPYGSPQILSAMIEENKKSNYIYYFESKFYDENGKISQNFLFKLPIPGARVSSKFTPKRYHPVLKRYRAHLGTDYAAPRGTSIKAVGSGTVVFVGVKGGYGKTLEIQHQNGYKSLYAHLNGFAKGMKKGRKISQGDIVAFVGNTGMSTGPHLHLGLYKNNKAMDFEKVVKVAKENIELEKEEKKRFKKYIKSQNEILQIAMGGYHNPSKFIDFENFIEF; this is encoded by the coding sequence ATGTTTAAAAAAGTATTTATTTTTTTTATCTTAAATTTAAGCTTGTTTGCAAATGTTAGCACTATGCAAAAATTTAACTGGCCAAACGGAAAAACATTTTTACATTTTTTAGAAGATTCAAACTTACCATTAAGTCTTTATTATGATTTATCGCAAGATGACAAAGAACTAGCCACTGAAATAGGTGCTGATATAGAGTGTGAGAAACTTGTAGATGAAGATGGAAATTTAGAACAAATTTTAATACCAATAACAGAAGAGCTTCAAATTCACATCTACAAAGATGAAAAAAATAAATTTAATCTTACTTTTACTCCAACAATTTTTACACAAACAGATAATACTTTGGGTTTAACTGTCGAAACCATGCCATATTTAGACATAAACAATGCAACTGGAGATGGCAAGCTTGCTGCTTCTTTTACAAATGCTTTTAAAGGAAGAGTAAATTTTTCGCGTCTTCAAAAAGGTGATCAAATCGCTATAAATTATACTCAAAGATTTAGACTTGGAAAACCTTATGGAAGTCCTCAAATTTTATCAGCTATGATAGAAGAAAATAAAAAAAGCAATTACATTTATTACTTCGAATCTAAATTTTATGATGAAAATGGTAAAATAAGTCAAAATTTTTTGTTTAAACTTCCAATTCCAGGAGCTAGAGTTTCATCAAAATTTACTCCAAAAAGATATCATCCTGTATTAAAAAGATATAGAGCTCATCTTGGCACAGATTACGCAGCTCCAAGAGGAACTTCTATAAAAGCAGTTGGAAGTGGAACTGTGGTTTTTGTTGGAGTTAAGGGCGGATATGGTAAAACACTTGAAATTCAACATCAAAATGGCTATAAGTCTTTATATGCTCATTTAAACGGTTTTGCAAAAGGAATGAAAAAAGGAAGAAAAATTTCACAAGGAGATATCGTTGCTTTTGTTGGAAATACAGGTATGAGTACAGGACCACACCTGCATCTTGGACTTTATAAAAATAACAAAGCAATGGATTTTGAAAAAGTTGTAAAAGTTGCTAAGGAAAATATAGAACTTGAAAAAGAAGAGAAGAAAAGATTTAAAAAATATATAAAATCTCAAAATGAAATTTTACAAATAGCAATGGGCGGATATCACAATCCTTCCAAATTTATTGATTTTGAAAATTTTATAGAGTTTTAG
- a CDS encoding peptidylprolyl isomerase, with the protein MKKVLFTALSLAVAMSLNAKVFATVDGKDITDVDLAPMLAGMPGVNFEALPAEIQNQVIDRAIDLRVLINEAKKSGIEKDELYKKQLEIVKDDIALRAWQAKELNNTKVSDKEIEDFYNKNKNKFIEPAAIAASHILVEKEDDAKKIIADLSKLKGDELKKKFAEIAKEKSIDPSGKQNGGDLGYFVKEQMVPEFGEAANKLKKGELTKTPVKTQFGYHVILKNDAKDKKQLGLAEVKDYIKSIVRQEKFQADFEKKVKDLKSKAKIEYKNKK; encoded by the coding sequence ATGAAAAAAGTTTTATTTACAGCTTTAAGCTTAGCAGTAGCTATGAGTTTAAATGCTAAAGTTTTTGCAACAGTTGATGGAAAGGACATCACTGATGTTGATCTTGCACCTATGCTTGCAGGAATGCCAGGAGTTAATTTTGAAGCTCTTCCAGCTGAGATTCAAAATCAAGTAATTGATAGAGCAATTGATTTAAGAGTTTTAATCAATGAAGCTAAAAAAAGTGGTATTGAAAAAGATGAGCTTTATAAAAAACAGCTTGAAATTGTAAAAGATGATATTGCTTTAAGAGCTTGGCAAGCAAAAGAGCTTAACAACACAAAAGTAAGCGATAAAGAAATAGAGGATTTTTATAATAAAAATAAAAATAAATTTATTGAGCCAGCAGCTATTGCAGCTAGCCATATTTTAGTTGAAAAAGAAGATGATGCTAAAAAAATCATAGCTGATTTAAGCAAGCTAAAAGGCGATGAGTTAAAGAAAAAATTTGCTGAAATTGCAAAAGAAAAAAGTATTGATCCAAGTGGTAAACAAAATGGTGGAGATTTAGGATATTTTGTAAAAGAGCAAATGGTTCCTGAGTTTGGTGAAGCAGCCAATAAGCTTAAAAAAGGTGAGCTTACTAAAACTCCTGTAAAAACACAATTTGGCTATCACGTAATACTTAAAAATGATGCAAAAGATAAAAAACAACTTGGTCTAGCTGAAGTTAAAGACTATATCAAAAGCATTGTAAGACAAGAGAAATTTCAAGCAGATTTTGAGAAAAAAGTAAAAGATTTAAAATCAAAAGCAAAAATTGAATATAAAAATAAAAAATAA